One stretch of Sebastes umbrosus isolate fSebUmb1 chromosome 5, fSebUmb1.pri, whole genome shotgun sequence DNA includes these proteins:
- the ankle1 gene encoding ankyrin repeat and LEM domain-containing protein 1 has translation MDRKAERLVSQLCKAVKDGDPRSVLLLLSQGACPDLVGGKGVAALHLAAGKETEKNTRCLKMLLQYGADPNIRSSDGLTPLHIAALWGCYQNLKLLLMNGGNPNIKDNEGNAPGQLAEQQENRKCAQLLQEHQSSSVETEEDDLPQFQYSVYSDQTDTSSYPESDYSFSSRSSMISDFGEALLSSTRHSSFFNLSNINGRPECRGISYNRLSDMDTKRHLSQDWNNASSHRASEGPSILSSTRMSAAGPAAAMPTLKEEDLCTDDGVFTSKASEHVATTDGRVSPSRRDTLQAFLSRRASRKSVSFRNVDEYFPVFSPESPKQQLGVDGGGQCSSNLSFDMSEYTDFLDSDRMATVLHKQGIDVTSPDHVYVFCRESSGSAEEDMEKTVISPCDLEESDDERVKEAQVDIADRPARCHVGSSSSGSGSSHYSSCESDDHYTSALDASIHPRHRLLPKVKEVSLEAESDKEIQICTDSDWNLPPVQTEPQVDSKPETKEHAPGMCDKLEEHPNSVLFEACNGAVVDTSSECGVDTPLNDAAEALQENVHLPFTPSPFVTGRTRSRLSRCSLRTSQTPESLLATSSLFEETLPTPFRTRRQTPRSQSSEDFYSSPHAPYYTPSYADSSAGLASLLPADCQDTQSSTLRAGSSVSDSQADTLVLSKSVTDSASESQTLSDTVILEEKQDSSMDAYERNLAEVIMAMRGHNLVEGRDFLTDDVTSTDEATTERNVNDASGQDKVESPKDAWITEDYSSQLDSVSSSSSSTYFSPRRSREDSDLPCTPGTGCTPRYSMSRLSSCRRPQHLASLSYTPGGRPLIQDLDEPVEYLYTDSEQGHKLIETHVPPTANTSLSASMSTSSSSEDTILYDWRSTQTDMRNGGKENQKPQMVPQKEENDEDRLLPETKGLTDRELRSRLVEMGESPGPISCRTRPTYMRRLCRLLQESKSQSAHPQQQLDQPQTDLGYSPELCRALRIFELPDCQADEQALCQQFDQPDQNRKWREGIIKSSFNYLLLDPRVTKNLPFRSHTMTPHECFHTFIHAIFYVGKGKRSRPYSHLYEALEYFKGDKTSKKLCSKVQHILQVWNGEQGVISLHCFQNVIPVEAYTREACMVEAIGLKMLTNRKRGDFYGVVSNWQLKKKRDLGVHLLYRAMQIFLAEGERQLRPADIRQ, from the exons ATGGATCGAAAGGCGGAGAGGCTCGTGAGTCAGCTGTGTAAAGCAGTGAAGGATGGAGACCCGAG AtctgtgctgctgcttcttTCACAAGGTGCATGCCCCGACCTGGTGGGTGGTAAAGGGGTGGCTGCCTTACACTTGGCTGCTGGCAAAGAGACTGAGAAGAACACACGCTGCCTGAAGATGTTGCTGCAATATGGAGCGGACCCCAATATCAG GTCATCAGACGGCCTGACTCCTCTTCACATTGCTGCACTGTGGGGATGTTATCAAAATCTGAAGCTGCTCTTGATGAACGGAGGGAACCCAAACATTAAAGATAAT GAAGGGAATGCACCAGGGCAGCTCGCAGAGCAACAGGAGAATCGAAAATGTGCCCAGCTCCTTCAGGAGCACCAGTCCAGCTCagtggagacagaggaggacgaCTTACCTCAATTCCAATACT ctGTGTATTCAGACCAAACAGACACATCCAGCTATCCTGAGTCAGACTACAGCTTCAGTTCCCGCTCTTCTATGATAAGTGACTTCGGTGAAGCCCTATTGAGCAGCACAAGGCACTCATCATTTTTCAACCTGTCAAACATTAATGGAAGGCCAGAGTGCAGAGGAATATCATATAACAGACTTTCTGACATGGACACTAAGAGGCATCTCAGCCAGGACTGGAACAATGCCTCCTCACATCGGGCATCTGAAGGTCCCTCCATACTATCAAGCACTCGCATGTCTGCAGCGGGACCTGCAGCTGCAATGCCGACTCTTAAGGAGGAGGATTTATGTACTGATGATGGTGTGTTCACATCAAAAGCAAGTGAACATGTTGCCACAACTGATGGCAGAGTCTCCCCCTCCAGAAGAGACACTCTCCAAGCGTTTCTCTCCAGGCGAGCGAGTCGTAAGAGTGTGAGCTTCAGAAATGTGGATGAGTATTTCCCTGTTTTTAGTCCTGAATCCCCCAAACAGCAACTTGGTGTTGACGGAGGCGGCCAGTGCTCCAGCAACTTATCTTTTGACATGTCTGAGTACACTGACTTCCTGGATTCCGATCGCATGGCCACTGTTTTACACAAGCAGGGCATCGACGTCACATCTCCGGATCACGTTTATGTTTTTTGCAGGGAGAGCAGCGGGAGTGCAGAGGAGGACATGGAGAAAACGGTCATCAGTCCCTGTGATTTGGAAGAGAGTGATGATGAACGTGTAAAAGAGGCTCAGGTGGATATAGCAGATCGGCCAGCCCGTTGCCACGTTGGCAGCAGTAGCAGCGGTTCTGGTAGTAGTCATTATAGTAGCTGTGAAAGCGATGACCATTACACCAGTGCTCTGGATGCTTCTATACACCCCAGGCATCGTTTACTCCCCAAGGTAAAGGAGGTTTCTCTTGAGGCTGAATCTGACAAAGAGATTCAGATTTGTACAGACTCTGATTGGAATCTTCCACCTGTTCAAACAGAACCACAGGTAGATTCAAAACCTGAAACTAAAGAGCATGCACCAGGTATGTGTGACAAACTGGAAGAACACCCAAACAGTGTATTGTTTGAGGCTTGTAATGGTGCTGTTGTGGACACTTCAAGTGAATGTGGTGTTGACACCCCATTGAATGATGCAGCTGAGGCGTTACAGGAAAACGTCCACCTCCCGTTCACTCCAAGTCCTTTTGTAACAGGCAGGACTCGCTCCCGGTTGAGTCGCTGCTCATTGAGAACAAGCCAAACCCCCGAAAGCCTCCTCGCCACGTCTTCTCTGTTTGAAGAGACCCTCCCCACACCGTTTCGAACACGCCGCCAGACGCCCAGATCTCAGAGCAGTGAAGACTTTTACAGTTCACCACATGCACCTTATTACACACCATCCTATGCAGACAGTAGCGCGGGACTTGCCTCCTTGTTGCCTGCTGATTGCCAGGACACACAGTCCAGCACCCTCAGAGCCGGTTCAAGTGTTAGCGATAGCCAAGCCGACACTCTCGTCCTCTCCAAGAGCGTAACCGATTCTGCTTCTGAATCGCAGACTTTGTCTGACACAGTCATACTGGAGGAAAAGCAGGACTCTTCAATGGATGCTTATGAGAGAAACCTTGCAGAGGTCATAATGGCCATGCGAGGCCATAATCTTGTTGAAGGTAGGGACTTTCTGACTGATGATGTGACTAGTACAGATGAGGCAACAACAGAGAGAAACGTAAATGATGCTTCTGGTCAGGACAAAGTAGAAAGCCCAAAAGACGCCTGGATCACTGAGGACTACAGCTCTCAGCTGGACTCTGTCTCATCTTCATCCAGCTCCACCTATTTTTCCCCAAGGAGGTCCAGGGAAGATTCCGACCTTCCTTGCACTCCAGGCACCGGATGCACCCCCAGGTACAGCATGAGCCGGCTGTCGAGCTGCCGCAGGCCGCAACACCTGGCCAGCCTGTCTTACACCCCTGGAGGGCGTCCGCTCATTCAGGATCTGGACGAACCGGTGGAGTACCTCTACACCGACTCGGAACAGGGCCACAAGCTGATCGAGACTCACGTCCCGCCTACGGCGAACACCTCACTCAGCGCCAGCATGagtaccagcagcagcagcgaggatACCATCCTTTATGACTGGCGCTCCACGCAGACTGACATGAGGAACGGAGGAAAGGAGAACCAGAAGCCCCAGATGGTGCCGCAGAAGGAGGAAAATGACGAGGACAGACTGTTGCCGGAGACCAAAGGGTTGACTGACAGGGAGCTGAGATCGAGGCTAGTAGAGATGGGGGAGAGCCCGGGCCCTATCAGCTGCCGTACCAGACCCACCTACATGCGAAGGCTGTGCCGTCTGTTGCAGGAGTCAAAATCCCAATCAGCACATCCCCAGCAGCAGTTAGACCAGCCACAGACAG aTTTAGGTTATAGTCCAGAATTGTGTCGCGCCCTGCGGATTTTCGAGCTGCCTGACTGCCAGGCTGACGAGCAGGCTTTGTGCCAGCAGTTTGACCAGCCAGatcaaaacaggaagtggaggGAGGGCATCATCAAGTCCAGCTTCAACTACCTGCTGCTCGACCCAAG AGTGACAAAAAACCTCCCGTTCCGCAGTCACACCATGACTCCACACGAGTGTTTCCACACATTTATCCACGCTATATTTTATGTGGGCAAAGGAAAGCGCTCCCGTCCCTACAGCCACCTGTATGAGGCTTTAGAGTACTTCAAAGGAGACAAGACTTCCAAG AAACTGTGCTCCAAAGTGCAGCACATTCTTCAGGTGTGGAACGGCGAGCAGGGTGTCATCTCTCTGCATTGTTTCCAGAACGTCATTCCAGTAGAGGCTTACACAAGAGAGGCCTGCATGGTGGAGGCCATCG GGTTGAAGATGCTCACCAATCGGAAGCGAGGCGATTTTTACGGCGTGGTGTCCAACTGGCAGTTGAAGAAGAAACGGGACTTAGGCGTCCACCTGCTCTACCGGGCCATGCAGATCTTCCTGGCAGAGGGTGAAAGACAGCTCAGACCAGCAGACATCAGACAGTAG